The window tacaatataatataacaactaaaaatttggttaaagttatatacaatataatataacaactaaaaatataaaggctaaaaattttgttaaagctATATACAATACAATATAACAActaaaaaatttgttaaaactatataacaactaaaaatataacaaataaaaatttggttaaagctatatacaatataatataacaactaaaaatataaaggctaaaaattttgttaaagctATATACAATACaatataacaactaaaaatttgttaaagctatataacaactaaaaatataacaaataaaaatttggttaaagttatatacaatataatataacaactaaaaatataaagggtaaaaattttgttaaagctatatacaatataatataacaactaaaaattttgttaaagctatataacaactaaaaatataaaaataattaaaaattttgagaagctaacaaaaaacattttttaatcaaaatgtTTTCGGTACTCAATTTATTTTATGCTGCTAGCAGTTATGTACGGCTTGTAGTCTAACAAGCCATTAGAAGGATCGAATTAGTTTATGGAACAAGAAAATTAACTTGTGAATACATGAACTTTCCACTGATAAACATTGGGATTAGAATTGAttgaacatatatatatattcaatgtTTTCAATTCCAAAGCAATTGCCGTTCAACTTTGTGTTAATTAGAAGCTGTTAAACACTTACAAGATCTTAAAATTGAACTTTTCACTGATAAACCTTAGGCTTACACTTACAACGCATTGAttgaacatatatatatacatatatatatattcaatgtTTTCAATTCCAAAGCAATTGCCGTTCAACTTTGTGTCAATTAGAAGCTGTTAAACAATTACAAAGCATTGAttgaacatatatatatatatatatattcaaagtTGGGCGGTTAATCCAAAATTTcgactaaaccgattaaactcgaTCAAATATCAGTTATGGAGTGGACATAATATGCAATAACAATCCAAGTTCGGAATGATCGGTTTGATCAGTTCGATCGTGTCTCTAGTCTTGTTTAATGGTTAATCCAAAAATTCAATTAAACTGAACAACCTTCAATCAAAGATTAGTTATGGAGGATACAGAATGTGCAATAACAACGTTTGATCAGTATGATCGGTTTGATCGATCCGATCATGCTTGATTGGTTCGATCGTGCCTCCAGTCACTTTGATGGATAATCCAAAATTTCGACTAAACCGATTACATTCGATCAAAGATCAGTTGGACCAGAAAGCTCTATCGGAATTAACTTTTTGTATCGTTAttggtttaaaaaataattttagaaatttatagattaaagtttcaaaatatttCTATTGATAAAAAATTAGACCTCGGTTATTGGGAAAAAGAATTGGCCATAATATAATGATTCACTAGATTAATATTATAGCTTACAATTAATGGAATTGCTTATAAAATAATGACCAGTATTTATCCAGCCCATTGGGCTCTTAAAACTAGTAATGGGTTCCTTGAAAAGTTGGGTTGTTTTATGTTTGGTCTGAATTGATTTGCAAAAATTGCATTATATCTTCCACTCAAAAgtttaaacaacaaaacaaagaaatgatTATTCTTATTATCAAAAATAATAACCAAGACTAGAATTTAGGCCATGTATGGTGTATGGCAGATGCTTGAATAAACACCATGAGTTGCAATTCCGTACGTTGCCAATTGTTCTCCCCAAATCATAGCCTCAGTTGCCAATTGTTCTCATGccattaaaagaaaaatcattccaATACCATTTTTATGAATAAGACTGGTCCATGGGAGTATAAAAAATTTAAGCCTTGAAGAGGCAAACTAATACACAAGTTTTAACTAATACCCCAGGAGTCGCCTGCTGGAATCATCTTCAGCACATTAAACCTCACAGTTTTTGACAGTGGCCTTCAAAACTAAGAATGTCGGTCATATtagtaaaatacaaaaaaaaatgcaaaacccATCGACAAAAGGAAATAAAGCCTCGGCCTAGCATTTGAAATAGAGAAGAATATGGCCAGTAAGCTTTAAAGCTATAAAAGATTCTAAATCAGATTATATTGGGACAAATCAACTTCAATCCCAAGTCCATCCTCACGAACCCAACTAATTTCCTCATTTTCATTCTCAGCAACAGGATTGCCAACATCACTTTGCAAATATGTCTCAACATCCATGGTTGTGCCCATGTTATATCCAGCTCTTGCAGTGGTAGAGATAACCACTTGCCAATCCTTATCAGTTGGATCTTCCACATATAAAACTTGTGATGCTTGTGAAGCGAGTATAAATGGCTCAACATGAGGCCTCACGTTTgcaaaattgactaaagtaaACCCATCAGCATCTTGTTTCATTCTCGAACCATTTGATATCCAATCACATTCGAATAACACCACCCGACGACCTCCGTAAATTACTTCAATCATATTTTTCAAGACGCCGAAGTAAACTAGTTCACTCAAAACTGGATTTTGATCCCTTATACTTGCAAAACTGGATGTTGTTGCATTGACTGTAACACCACTATTCtgcgttttttcttttcttctcaactTCGTTGGTGTGAAACCGAAATCCATTAACAACGTACCTATCATGTTGGATTCCAACAACATCTGGATCTTTAGCAAGGAACCTCAAGTCTCTCAACACCGAAACATTTTGAGGAAGTTCTAACTTGTCAATctgtaaaaaaaaaggaagatgaaACTATTTTTGAAGTCCTACAATTCAAATTGTACTTAATATTCAGAATTTTACTTACATGTTCAGCAAACCAACAAGCAAAATTTTTGCTGTGCAAGCACTCTTTTAGGTGTTGTGGAACTTGAGGATGTTCTTCTTCTATCAATCTACGATGTTGCCTAGAAGTACATGAGTCAATATTGTAATCATACATTCAAttctacaataaaattttaatgcaTCAAGTTGTAGTTGAACTTACTCTATGTAAGGTGTGATAGCATCACAGTTAAATAAAATATACTGATGTGCTTTACTCAAGATATGAGCATCAAAGACTGTTGGCTTGCCCCTCCCCAAAGGATGTCCTGATTCACAGAATATAtctaaaccatcttcaatttccTTATGTATTTCTTCATTTCTATTTGGACGATTGAATTTTGTCTCAACATAGTCCGCAAGATACAATGAACAAAAGTTAATGCATTCTTCTACCAAGTAGCCTTGAGCAATCGAACCTTCAGGCCTACTTTTATTTCGAACATAAGATTTTAATGTTCCTAAGTACCTAAAGTATCATCATTCCAAACTCTCTAATTAGTTCCACAAATCAAAGAAAGCAAAATCGAGTGATAAACATTTAAGACATAATGAGAATTACAAGCAGTACCTCTCAACGAGATACATCCAATGATAATGCACCGGGCCACCTAATTTCACTTCAGTTGCcaaatgaacaactaaatgcACCATGACATCGAAGAAGGTTGGTGGGAAGCATTTCTCAAGATCGCAGAGTATAACGGCAATTTCACTTTCCAAACGAACCACATCTTGAGTACAAATAACTTTAGAACAAAGCTGCCTGAAGTATCTACTCAATCGAATCAAAGGATAGCGCACTGATTTTGGCAAAGTCTTTCTCAAAGCTATAGGCATCAATTGCCGCATTAGGGTATGATTATCATGACTTTTAAGCCCCGAAATTCTTGGTGGTTTTACTCGAACGCATCTTGAGACGTTAGCTACATAACCATCTGAAACTTTCACCTTTTTTAGCACATTGCAAAACATAGTTTTCTGTTTTTTATCCATTGCAAAGAAAGATGGAGGTAAGTACACATTTCCAGGTTCTGTCTCAATGGAATGCAGCTCTTTTCTTATTCCCATTTCTCTCAAATCACAGCGAGAATTATAATGGTCCTTTGCTTTATCCTCAATATCCAGCAATGTCCCCCAAATGTTTTCACAAACATTTTTCTCAATGTGCATGAAGTCAAGATTGTGTCTTAAGACATTATCTTTCCAATATGGCAAGTCAAAGAAAATATTCCTCTTTTTCCAATTAAAAGGCAGATTCGGATTACCTTTCacaagtttttcaaatttaatttgcaAGTCTCCCAATTCACTCACAATCATATCCCCAGTTTGCAAAGGTGGTTGCTTTCCATATTCTTCGGTGCCATCAAAGAATTGGACTTGCTTTCTAAATTTATATTTACTATCTAAGAATCTTCGATGACCCATATAGCAATATTTGAAACTATGAGTCAACCGTCGTGCATAAGTGAACTTGTGACAAACAGGACAAGCATATTCACCTTTAGTGCTCCACCCAGATAACATTGTATATCCAGGAAAATCACTAATGGTCCACAATAGAGCCGCATGCAGttgtaaattttctttttgggatGCATCATAAGTTTGAATGCCAAAATCCCACAATTCGGTTAGTTCTTTAACTAGAGGCTGTAGATAAACATCAATATTATTCCCAGGAGAGGATGGTCCGGGTATTAACAAGGATAACATGAAATACGGTTGCTTCATGCACATCCACGGAGGTAAGTTATATGGTATTAAAACCACAGGCCAAGTACTGTGTGTAGAACTCATGTTGTTAAATAGATTAAACCCGTCAGATGCCAACCCAATCTAACATTTCGACAATCCTGAACAAATTTTGGATGTAGATGGTCAAAAGTTTGCCAAGCTGGAGAATCAGCTAGATTAAACCCGTCAGATGCCAACCCCAATCTAACATTTCGACAATCCTTAGCAAATTCTGGATGTAGATGGTCAAAAGTTTGCCAAGCTGGAGAATCAGCTGGATGTCTCATACAACCATCTTTTGTACGTTTTTCCTCATGCCATCTCATTTGAGATGCAATTTTAGAAGACATAAATAGTCTTTGTAATCCAGGTTTTAAGGGAAAATGCCACAacaatttttgaggaattttccttttttccctagTTGGATCATTTTCTGAAACAACCCACCTAAGCTCGTTACATGTTTCACATGAAGTTCTTTTTTCAGCACTACCCCAATAAACAGAACAATCATTAGGACATGCATCGATCTTTTCATAACCCAATCCCAATGTATTCGTCAATTTCTCAGCCTCATAGTAAGAAGAAGGCAAATTAGTCATGGCCTCCGGAAATGCTTCTCTCAACAGCTCAACAATCATATTAAAAATCTTGTTACTCATCTTACCAAGGCATTTTAGGTGAAGCAAACGAATAATGAAAGACAACTTCGAGAAATTTTTGCAACCATTGTACAAATCCTgttgaaaatcatcaatcaatttgtaaaatttttcagCCTCTGAAACAGGAATGTCCCCTTCTCTATTCAATTCATTTGTTCCATGTGGTATCCCAAATACATCATGGACCAAGTCTTGCATGTCATTAGTCCCATTTGAAACCCCAATTGATGTATTTTTAGAATTAGATGTGGCTTCATTGTAGTTTGAAAGTTCTCCATGTGCTATCCAATTATTATAACCCTTGATAAATCCTACCACTTTCAAATGATCATGTGCTTCCATTTTAGTCACACAAACACCCATGCCGCAATCTTTGCAAGGACACAAAATCATTCCGTCACAACTTGATCTAGAAATTGCGAAGTTTAGAAACATTTGAAGTCCTGTCTCGTACTTTTCACTTGTTCTTGGAAAATCCATCCAACTTTTATCCATActtttaatataaataaatgtcCTCCAATGAGCTTCCAACAGCCTACTTTTTAAACTCAGGTCGTGGCTTACAAGTCCCTAATTTCAAGTTCAAGAATTTATAGTCTACTAAATCAAGCAGCTAGCAAATAAAGGAAatcaacaaaatgcaaaatttctcAACAATCAGTAAAAACAGAATTTGCAAGCTCTTTGGAAGCTATTTTATTTACCTAATAACAGAACAAAGCTCTTTGTACCAACTCCTGCGCTCGCGTCTTCGCAAAATTCCTAAGGTCAATCTGAAATGTCAACGGATAAACAAACACATGAGCGTGAAGACGAAAGGTgaaattcaagaattttactaAATTTCCATCAAAGTATACATACATCTCTGGTGTGTAGTGATTAATTTTATAAGTCATCTCTTTAGAAAGGCATGCAACTGATGGCATAGGTAATTGAAAAAAACGAATGACAGAAAAGTCCCCTAGCTTCTAATCCTGCCCATGAAGATCCTTATGAACATGTCAAAAAACTTCAACCCAAGTGCATCCATGTCTCTGTCTTATTAATCTAAAAGTCACCTTTTTTGGGCTCAAAATTTGCACTATAATAGACTGATCAAGTGCAGAAGACAATTAGTACAACTGTTATACTATATATTTCAAGCAACTCGCGTACTGATTACACATACaatttaaaacagaaaaaagctATAAAGATGCAAGTATTACATAGAATTTAACATAGAAAAAAGTAATAGTCATATAAGTGATAGCGTTGGGTGAAATATGCACTTAGCCGGAGGACCACCTTTGTGGCAAAGCCAAAAGGCAGCAAAGGTCACCTCTACAACACTAATATCTTTTTTGTCACTTCTGTATCTATTGACTGATCATTACTGGCAAATTAGCAAATGTATAATGATCAAGATTTTGTACATGTTATTAACCTAGCTACCTTGGATTCATTGTGCTAATAATTCCAGATTAGTTCATAGTTTTCTATTAAACTTCTTAAAATGCTAAAGGCACGAGTCAGATTTTGCTCTGAAAGTACTCTTAGCATGAGGAAATGCCAAGTTATCTAATCATCTAACCAAAAACCTAAGTCTTCTGAAATGAAAGTGCAGTGTAGTCATAGAGGTACCATCATTTTTTAATAGAATGCCGGGCCACCCTTAAAAAGATGAAAACTTTGGGGACCAGGGCAAGTGGAAGCAATGGGAGGGCATGCATTCAGTAGTTGATGAGGATATCTTAATAGATTTTATATACGACAATGATTACTTTCTGATAAACCAACAAATGCAGCACAcatcctttttttcttcttcagaaTCCACCAATGCACTCTCCACATATCCTTACCGGAAATACCATTCTCTAAATGGAATTGGTTGGTTTTGCTAATTAAGATTAAAAAAATGAGAGGTGCATAGCTGCATATACCGACCCTGAAAAATGGTAGCTTCCACTAACAGTTTGTTACAGTTGCAATGTAGTATAAATCTGATTTCATTCAACTGATGGATTCTGCAACATTCTTAGCTAACATTAAAGGAGATTcacagaaaaaaataaaaaacagggAGGAATTGACATTTTATCGAACAGGATTTGGGCAACAGAGCTTCATTGTGTTTACCACTTCGATTTTGGAACAACATATGCGCGCCTGAGGTATCTTCCAACTTTTCCAATGTACAGCTCCGATCTTCTAATTTTACTCCCTGCCTGCCCTTCCAGATGTCTTAGCCGATGGATTTAAAGTTGAGGCCCGTAAAGATGAAAATGGTTGTATGTGAAGAGGTGAGAGAGATGAGAAGAATAAAATTTTCACCAAATCCTTTTGCCGGCAAAATGAAACTTCAGAGTACTTTACCAAGTGTTTTGGAGCCAAAATAAACGATgtcgttttctttcttttttttttcatctcacATTTTTTCGAGTGTCATGATAGGTAGTCTAAAGGCACAATATTACTTTTATATCatgctaaaataaaaaaattatagtacATATTATTGAGTTTATTAATAAGTGTCATGATACGTTTGCTATAACAACACAAACCAACAAGTGTCCTTATAGACATGTCAGGaaaggccatttttgttgtagtggcATCTTGCTTTTTGTGCCCAATAcagctcctcttgtttgtaagCCTGACTTAGCTTCAGTTTCAAATCAGCAATAAGCCCCTTGTTCTTTTCATACTCACCATTCTTGGCTGCCAGGATCTGCTACTTTAAAGACTTGATCTCTTTCCCAAAATTGGTCTTATTCTCCTTACTCCATTCTATCAGAGTTGTTTTACAACTCTTTACCTTCCTTGTCAATctgaacattttttttcttttttagggttCATCCCAGGCTCTGCTGATTAGTTCCTGGATGTGCTAGTTTTGAGCCCATCTTTTATCAAAATAAAACCTTCCTCCTGCCTTCCTTCTCCTTGGCATTGTGTCTATCATAATCATACTATGGTCAGATGCCTCTTTTTCTATATGCATGCACTTTGTTGTTTCGAACTTTTGACACCATTCCTGATTTGCTAGAACTCTATCTAGTCTTTGTCTTATCTCGTAACCATCCCAATGTGAACTCCAAGTCCAAGGCTTTCCTTCATATCCTATATCTACTAGATTATTCCCATTACCTAGCCACCTAAAATCAGCAAAGCTGCTCTCAGGTCTTTGTCTTTCCCCCCCACTTCTCCCCATTTGATAGGATATCATTAAAAGCTCCTGCTCTGATCCATTTCTCACCCCATTTGTTCATTTTACTCTCTAACTCTCTCCACTGCATTCTTCGTTTTCCATTATCCGTACTGGCATATATTCCAATAAAATTTCATTCACATCTTGCCTCTATATCCAGAATACGAGCAACAATGTAGAAACTAGAAAGCTCAATTTGACAGGTGTcgtgcctgtgcaataataataaaaacctaactactatcaaaagcagtcaataatcaatttcaGGTACTGGAGCAGAGACTCTagatgtgcaatgggttacttgattcaccttGGTTCCGAAGAGtgtgcttaatccgatataccataATTGACTAATTGACGAAATTATAACTAGTAGatagtggcaagtagggtcgtcttcTCAGGTATTGGGGAAAAGTTCATTTCTTTTTAAGCCAAGACAAACGAGGGTTTTGAGAATTAGATGCTAAAGAATCACTAACTAAACAAATTAAATgcgaaaaataattaattaagagaaataattggagaagctctagccaagggtatacttcagaaatggttcatgcaactgatcatcgattcaaatataattccaacaattattaatagattggttataactgtcatacacgcgataaacaaccagtctttccttactttttcgatagtcaaggtacgaccgttaactatttctctaacctagaaataaccctaggtaagAATATAGAATTTAATTTCTGGATTGCATTAAGAACTAGAAAAATCCAATcttaactaacaaacacgctatgagggtttgtttaaattagatcgtatgttttCCTGATATAAAtccaattatgccagttgctacCGGGATGGAAGTAATCGAACAATTATGGATTCAACTACCCCCAA is drawn from Coffea arabica cultivar ET-39 chromosome 1c, Coffea Arabica ET-39 HiFi, whole genome shotgun sequence and contains these coding sequences:
- the LOC113737066 gene encoding uncharacterized protein, which produces MGVCVTKMEAHDHLKVVGFIKGYNNWIAHGELSNYNEATSNSKNTSIGVSNGTNDMQDLVHDVFGIPHGTNELNREGDIPVSEAEKFYKLIDDFQQDLYNGCKNFSKLSFIIRLLHLKCLGKMSNKIFNMIVELLREAFPEAMTNLPSSYYEAEKLTNTLGLGYEKIDACPNDCSVYWGSAEKRTSCETCNELRWVVSENDPTREKRKIPQKLLWHFPLKPGLQRLFMSSKIASQMRWHEEKRTKDGCMRHPADSPAWQTFDHLHPEFAKDCRNVRLGLASDGFNLADSPAWQTFDHLHPKFVQDCRNQPYFMLSLLIPGPSSPGNNIDVYLQPLVKELTELWDFGIQTYDASQKENLQLHAALLWTISDFPGYTMLSGWSTKGEYACPVCHKFTYARRLTHSFKYCYMGHRRFLDSKYKFRKQVQFFDGTEEYGKQPPLQTGDMIVSELGDLQIKFEKLVKGNPNLPFNWKKRNIFFDLPYWKDNVLRHNLDFMHIEKNVCENIWGTLLDIEDKAKDHYNSRCDLREMGIRKELHSIETEPGNVYLPPSFFAMDKKQKTMFCNVLKKVKVSDGYVANVSRCVRVKPPRISGLKSHDNHTLMRQLMPIALRKTLPKSVRYPLIRLSRYFRQLCSKVICTQDVVRLESEIAVILCDLEKCFPPTFFDVMVHLVVHLATEVKLGGPVHYHWMYLVERYLGTLKSYVRNKSRPEGSIAQGYLVEECINFCSLYLADYVETKFNRPNRNEEIHKEIEDGLDIFCESGHPLGRGKPTVFDAHILSKAHQYILFNCDAITPYIEQHRRLIEEEHPQVPQHLKECLHSKNFACWFAEHIDKLELPQNVSVLRDLRFLAKDPDVVGIQHDSFASIRDQNPVLSELVYFGVLKNMIEVIYGGRRVVLFECDWISNGSRMKQDADGFTLVNFANVRPHVEPFILASQASQVLYVEDPTDKDWQVVISTTARAGYNMGTTMDVETYLQSDVGNPVAENENEEISWVREDGLGIEVDLSQYNLI